The region ATTCATCGTTTGTAATTCTCCATTGTCTGTATAGATTAAATCATTGTTATTCCCATTAGCTGGATTTTGAACTGTTAAGTCTTCCGATGATTGGTTCACATATAATTGAACTCCGGCAAATACAGCAGATGCTCCTAATAAGACTACAAGTGCTAAGCTAATAGGGTCAATACGTTTAAATAATTTTTTGTTTTTTACATTTGTCATTTTTTCTTTTAATTTCATAGTCATCACCTCACCGTTATGATGACCACTTTTTTACTAACTTATTCAATTTTAGGAATTTTTTTCAATAATATTAACATTTTGGTAATAATATTGGAGTATTTCTTGATAGTTTTTCCCTTGTTTAGCTAGTTGATTAGCCCCATATTGGCTCATTCCGACCCCATGACCGTAGCCATATGTCGTAATAAACACTTTATTGTCTTTAAATTCCAAAGAAAAATCACTTGATCTTAAACCTAGTTTTTCTCGAAATTCACGACCGCTATAGACAGTATCACCTACTGAAATCTCCTCTACATTACCTCCATATGTATAACTTAAGATTTTAAAATCATTTTTTGTAAGACTTGAATCATTAAACGTATTACGTAATGCTGTTAAACTAAATTCAGTCACTTGCTCGTAAGTGGGGGCTGTTAAATCCCACTGACTACTGACACTTTTTAAGTATGGATATTCAACTGACCAATAATCTTCAGCATTTTCTGTATATCCATTGCTAATAGAAAAATAAAATGGAGTAATCATCTCACCATTGTATTCAATGATCTCTCCTTCCGTTTCAAGTACAGCTTGCTTCACTTTAGAATAGTATTTATCAAACTCATCTCCCCAACGTTCACGCATTTGAGATTCATCAAAATAAACTTGATGTTTAACTGTATCATGCATGTAATCTTCAGATTGTAGTTGATTGAGTGTATAAGTCCTTGCGGCAACTGCTTGAGCCTTTAAAGCTTCTAACTCATAGGCAGCTGGCATTTCACCCGCGACAACACCCACGATATACTCTTCAAGCAACAACTCTTCATAACTATTACTCTCTTCACGAAAAACAGTCACAACATTTTCTTTTGAGGCTTCAGTTTCTTGTGAAGAATCTACATTTTGAGTAGGGAGATGCATAACTTTCTCTACAACAGTTTGAGTTGAACAATAGATAATTTGAGATAACATCGGAATTATAACTAGTAATAAGATAAAAGATAAAATTAGAGCTGGTATTTTTTTCATATTCATCACCTATCTATTATGAATCAGTATTTGGTGTACTATTCAACTCTATGCATAGGCGATAAAGATATGACTAAACCATCAGCTTTTTATTAAAAAATTGATTTAAGTAATGTAAAGATATCAATAAAGTAATCAATAAATAATTTTGAGATACTTACGGTTAATACAATATACAAAATAATCACATCATTACGATGAGTCCCTCTTTTAAATAATTTTTCTAGTTGTAAAGACATTAACATCTTAAACACAATGGGTAAGACTAAGATGTACCATATAATCATAAAATAAGCTTGAACATTCATAAAATCCCTCCGATACTAGTTTACACATGCTCTAGTAGTGATAAAAAATAAAAACTATAAAGAAGCTTATAAAAATCATTTTACATCCTATCTGAGTTTATTTAAATCATTTTAATAAATTTCCCGAGATAAATGTAAAAAAATCCCACAATTCAAAATTGAAATGTGGGATTTTTTTATTTATTCAGAAATTCTTTTTTCACCAACTCGTATTTGGTTAAGAAGTTTAACGATTTCCATTTCAGATTTAATTAAATCTTCACGTGTTTTAGCATTTTGTTTTTGACGTTCAGTACGTTCAAGATCCATTTTAGCACGTGCAACATCAATGTCTTCAGCCATCATTGCATCATTTGATAAAACATTAACATGGTTATTAGAAACCTCGAAAATACCATTATCAATTGCAATATATGAACTTTCCCCATTCATATCAATACGTAACTCTCCAACACCAAGTGGTGTCATCATTGGAATATGATTGTATAAAACAGCAAAATCACCGTCAATACCACGTGCAAAGATGCGTTCTGCTTCTCCATCGAATACAAGTTTATCTGGTGTTACTACGCGAACCGTCATTACTGACACAGTACCACCTCACACTATTTCATCTTATTAGCTTTTTCGATTGCTTGCTCGATTGTTCCAACTAAACGGAATGCTTCTTCTGGTAAATTATCATGTTTTCCATCTAAGATTTCTTTGAATGCGCGAACTGTTTCAGCAACTGGTACATAAGAACCTTTTAATCCTGTAAACTGTTCTGCTACGTGGAAGCTTTGAGATAAGAATAATTGAACACGACGTGCACGGTGCACAACTTTTTTATCTTCTTCACTTAACTCATCCATACCTAAGATAGCGATGATATCTTGTAACTCACGGTAACGTTGTAACATCATCTGTACACGACGAGCTACATCATAGTGTTCTTGTCCTACGATGTCTGGTGATAAAGCGCGTGAAGTTGAAGCAAGTGGGTCTACCGCTGGATAGATACCCATTGCAGCAATACGACGCTCTAAGTTTGTTGTCGCATCTAAGTGGGCGAATGTTGTAGCTGGCGCTGGGTCAGTATAGTCATCCGCAGGAACGTATACTGCCTGAATAGAAGTGATTGATCCTTCTTTAGTTGATGTGATACGCTCTTGTAATTGTCCCATCTCAGTTGCAAGTGTTGGTTGGTAACCTACCGCTGAAGGCATACGTCCTAAAAGGGCAGAAACCTCAGAACCTGCTTGCGTGAAACGGAAGATATTATCGATGAATAATAATACGTCTTGTTTTAACTCATCGCGGAAATATTCAGCCATTGTTAAACCAGTTAAGGCAACACGTAAACGTGCTCCAGGTGGTTCGTTCATTTGTCCGAATACCATGGCAGTTTTATTGATTACTCCTGATTCAGTCATTTCATGGTATAAGTCGTTCCCTTCACGAGTACGTTCTCCTACACCGGCGAATACTGAAATCCCACCATGCTCTTGAGCGATATTGTTAATTAATTCCTGAATTAATACTGTTTTCCCTACTCCGGCACCACCGAATAAACCGATTTTACCACCTTTGATATAAGGTGCTAATAAGTCTACTACTTTGATTCCTGTTTCAAGGATTTCAACAGTTGTTGATAACTCTTCAAATTTAGGAGCTTCTTTATGAATTCCTTCATGTGGTGTTCCTGCTGGAACCTCACCTTTATTATCTACTGGTTGACCTAATACGTTGAAAATACGTCCTAAAGTTGCTTCTCCTACTGGTACGCTAATTGCATTTCCTGTATCCACAACTTCTAAACCGCGGACTAACCCGTCTGTTGCATCCATTGCGACAGTACGTACAACACCATCACCAAGTTGCACTGCAACTTCAAGTGTTAATGATTTACGTTCCCCACCAACTTCATAATCAACAGTTAAGGCATTGTAAATAGCAGGAAGATGGTCTAAACCAAACTTCACGTCTACTACTGGTCCGATTACGGCTACAATATGACCTGTTGCCATTTGTAATGACCTCCTTTTATTCTAAGGCTGAAGCTCCACCGACAATCTCAGTGATTTCTTGAGTAATTGCTGCTTGCCTTGCTCTATTGTAAACTAACTGTAAATTCTTAATGATTTCAACTGCATTATCAGTTGCATTTTGCATCGCATTCATACGAGAGGCATGCTCTGAAAGCTTAGCTGTAATCGCAACACCATAAATAGTTCCCTCTAAATATTTCGGTAAAATGGCATTGATTACATCTTCTTCTTTAGGTTCAAATGAATATTGAGCCTTTGATTTCTCTGCTTTCTTTGACTCTAAAGGTAAAATTTGTTTTGTCATAGGTTCTTGAGCGATTTTTGAAACGTAATGGTTATAAACCACTACGACCTCACTAATAACTCCAGCCATATAATCTCCGATTACTTTATCCACAACCGGTTTAATGTCTTGATATACAATGTCATCTGGAACGAAAACAAATTCATTCTCAACGACTAAGTTAGAACGTTTTGCATAATCAAATCCTTTGCTACCAATCATATAAAGTTTAGATTGATCGCTTGGTTTTGAATCAATTTGTTGTTGCAAAAGTTTTAAAACATTACTATTATATCCACCTGCAAGACCACGATCTGAAGTAATAACTAAGTATCCAGTACAATTAGCTTCACTTTTTGATTTAAAGAAAGGATGGTGGCTCATGCTAGATGAGTTTGAAATATTTCGCACCATATCCTCTAACGTTTCCATGTAGTGGTGATAGTTTTTAGTTTTAGCTTCTGATTTCGTTAACTTCGCCGCTGAAACCATTTGCATGGCTTTAGTAATCTGACTCGTATTTTGAGTCGAATTGATTTTATCTTTTATATCACGCATTGATTGAGCCATACTAGTTCACCGTCCTTATTTATTAATTGAAAACGGCTTTAAAGCTCTCAATTGCTTCGTTTAATAAATCTGTATCTGGTAAATCTTTTGTATCACGAATATGTGCAAAGATTTGTGGACGTTCATTTTCTAAGAATGTGTATAATTCTTTTTCAAAACGAGCGATATCTGCTAATTCGATGCTATCTAAGAATCCATTAACTAATGCGTAGATGATACATAC is a window of Turicibacter sanguinis DNA encoding:
- the spoIID gene encoding stage II sporulation protein D, with translation MKKIPALILSFILLLVIIPMLSQIIYCSTQTVVEKVMHLPTQNVDSSQETEASKENVVTVFREESNSYEELLLEEYIVGVVAGEMPAAYELEALKAQAVAARTYTLNQLQSEDYMHDTVKHQVYFDESQMRERWGDEFDKYYSKVKQAVLETEGEIIEYNGEMITPFYFSISNGYTENAEDYWSVEYPYLKSVSSQWDLTAPTYEQVTEFSLTALRNTFNDSSLTKNDFKILSYTYGGNVEEISVGDTVYSGREFREKLGLRSSDFSLEFKDNKVFITTYGYGHGVGMSQYGANQLAKQGKNYQEILQYYYQNVNIIEKNS
- the atpC gene encoding ATP synthase F1 subunit epsilon, translating into MTVRVVTPDKLVFDGEAERIFARGIDGDFAVLYNHIPMMTPLGVGELRIDMNGESSYIAIDNGIFEVSNNHVNVLSNDAMMAEDIDVARAKMDLERTERQKQNAKTREDLIKSEMEIVKLLNQIRVGEKRISE
- the atpD gene encoding F0F1 ATP synthase subunit beta, whose product is MATGHIVAVIGPVVDVKFGLDHLPAIYNALTVDYEVGGERKSLTLEVAVQLGDGVVRTVAMDATDGLVRGLEVVDTGNAISVPVGEATLGRIFNVLGQPVDNKGEVPAGTPHEGIHKEAPKFEELSTTVEILETGIKVVDLLAPYIKGGKIGLFGGAGVGKTVLIQELINNIAQEHGGISVFAGVGERTREGNDLYHEMTESGVINKTAMVFGQMNEPPGARLRVALTGLTMAEYFRDELKQDVLLFIDNIFRFTQAGSEVSALLGRMPSAVGYQPTLATEMGQLQERITSTKEGSITSIQAVYVPADDYTDPAPATTFAHLDATTNLERRIAAMGIYPAVDPLASTSRALSPDIVGQEHYDVARRVQMMLQRYRELQDIIAILGMDELSEEDKKVVHRARRVQLFLSQSFHVAEQFTGLKGSYVPVAETVRAFKEILDGKHDNLPEEAFRLVGTIEQAIEKANKMK
- the atpG gene encoding ATP synthase F1 subunit gamma, with translation MAQSMRDIKDKINSTQNTSQITKAMQMVSAAKLTKSEAKTKNYHHYMETLEDMVRNISNSSSMSHHPFFKSKSEANCTGYLVITSDRGLAGGYNSNVLKLLQQQIDSKPSDQSKLYMIGSKGFDYAKRSNLVVENEFVFVPDDIVYQDIKPVVDKVIGDYMAGVISEVVVVYNHYVSKIAQEPMTKQILPLESKKAEKSKAQYSFEPKEEDVINAILPKYLEGTIYGVAITAKLSEHASRMNAMQNATDNAVEIIKNLQLVYNRARQAAITQEITEIVGGASALE